Sequence from the Corallococcus sp. EGB genome:
TTGCAACATCGAAGCGGCTTGCGTCGTCCAAGATGGGCGGCCAACCGTTGGGGAGTCCCTCGGCGACTTCGCGCACGAGCACGTCGCGGACGAAGCGTGTGACCCGCTTGTGCTGCTCCGCCTCGTACAGCAAGCCGCTCAACACCTGTACCGCAGCAACGTCGTTGCCCAACTCGTCGGCCAGGACGTGCAGCGGAACGGCCGGGCGCGCATCGGCAAAAGCGGTCAGTGAGTCATAGCCTCGCTCACGGACCCGTTCGTACAGGCGCGCCTTGATGTTGCCCTGCCATGCACCTCCGTCGCTCATCGTCCTCTCCCACGAGTGAAGCTCATCGGGACCCTATAGTCCCGCATACTCTTCGCGACGAGAGTCAGGATCTCGTTCCGCGTCAGAGTTCGACCGGTGGCAATCTCGGCGTCGCCCAGGGCCTTCATAATCATCCTGTTCCACTCACCGGGCCATGTGCGCCCCAGCTTCCAGTTCCCTCCGCCGTGAATCGCCTCATGATCGGCCTGCTCCAACCGGACGCAGAACTGATCGATGTCCATGTCGCCCTTGAAGCCGCGCCGCTCGAACCACTCTCGGTGCTCCTGCGGCAGCACATGGTGCTTCGGAGCGTCCGACATGCCCGCCCCTGCCCTGCCAGTCTCGTGCATGCCGCGCACCTCGGGACCGTCCCCCAGCGCTTCGCGCACGCCCTCGGGCAGGTCCTGATGCGCCTGGGCCATCGTGACCTGTCCGCCGTGAATGAGGACGGCCGCGCCGACGGCGGGAACAGAGATGACGCCCGCCTGCACGAGCCTTCGCATCATCTCCACCCACTCAGCGGAGACCACCAGCCGCGAGCCCACCATCACTCCACCCGAACTCATCACGAGGCCCACGCCGAGTGTCGCAGGGGCCGAGGGCGGTACGCGCGGCAGGGCCATCTTCATGGTGGAAATCATGGTGACCATCTCCAACGCCTTCATCGCCGCGATGACCTGCCCGCCGAGCTTCATGGTCGAGCGGGTCTCTCGCTGGAGCGTGTCGAACTCACGCGTCAGCTTCCCCATCAACTCGGGCATCGCGAGGGTCGCGGCCTCGACTCGCTCAGGGTCCAGGGACGCGAGGTCCGTCAACGTGGGCTCCATGAGTCCCTGCATGCGATGCAGGTCCGTGAAGAGCTTCTCGACGCTGCACATCGGGCAGTTGCGAAGAATGGCATCCGCGAGGTGGAGGAAGTCCACCCAGGTGGCCAGGAGGAGAGTCCCGAATTGGGCCGCCTGGAGCCTGGGCCCCGCCATGCGAAGGAGGCCCAGTTCCATGTCCGTGTC
This genomic interval carries:
- a CDS encoding NUDIX hydrolase — protein: MSDGGAWQGNIKARLYERVRERGYDSLTAFADARPAVPLHVLADELGNDVAAVQVLSGLLYEAEQHKRVTRFVRDVLVREVAEGLPNGWPPILDDASRFDVAMTLGRWSAYTPETHEARVRHARDVLLASPPPPGWRPLGPDDELLRTLLPDEEA
- a CDS encoding DUF2380 domain-containing protein → MKGSLRGVAAAFTQLAARPPDLWGFSLTGVFTRYLDQGSKQVTWLHGALGSATALTDAASEVGDTDMELGLLRMAGPRLQAAQFGTLLLATWVDFLHLADAILRNCPMCSVEKLFTDLHRMQGLMEPTLTDLASLDPERVEAATLAMPELMGKLTREFDTLQRETRSTMKLGGQVIAAMKALEMVTMISTMKMALPRVPPSAPATLGVGLVMSSGGVMVGSRLVVSAEWVEMMRRLVQAGVISVPAVGAAVLIHGGQVTMAQAHQDLPEGVREALGDGPEVRGMHETGRAGAGMSDAPKHHVLPQEHREWFERRGFKGDMDIDQFCVRLEQADHEAIHGGGNWKLGRTWPGEWNRMIMKALGDAEIATGRTLTRNEILTLVAKSMRDYRVPMSFTRGRGR